The sequence CCTGGATCATGGCTACTCAGTCCGATTCTTCTCAAGAATTTCGACCACCCGCCAGTGCTTGTGCTTGCTGATCGGCCGGGTCTCAATAAGCTTTACGCGATCACCGACCTTGCACTCGTTCTTCTCGTCGTGCGCCTTCAGCTTCGTCACCCGACGCAGGGTCTTGTGATAAAAGGGATGGCGCACCACGCGCGAGACGGTGACCACGACAGTCTTGTCCATCTTGTCGCTGATAACCTCGCCGACCCACTCGTGCCGTTTCTGTTCCTGTTCCACCATTCGTTCCTACCTTGCCTGTTTCTTGCTAGCTGCGCCCTGCGCCAGCGTCTGCTGACGAAGCACGGTCTTCACGCGCGCCAGATCCCGGCGGGTCTGCCGGATCTTCATTGGATTTTCCGCACGGCCGGCTGCCATCTGAAACCGGAGATTGAACAGCTCCTGCGTGAGCTGCTGCGCCTTCTCAGCCAGTTCGGCCCCTGTCAGATCTTTCAGGTCCTTCACGTCCATGGACAACTCGTTGATCGCTCCCGTTACATTTCGCTGCGCGCCACGAACTTCGTGGCAATCGGCAGCTTGTAGGCCGCCAGCCGGAACGCCTCCTTGGCGATCTCTGGCGTTACGCCGCCCATTTCGTACATGATCCGGCCCGGCTTCACGACGGCTACCCAGTATTCCGGGTTGCCCTTCCCCTTGCCCATACGCGTTTCCGCCGGCTTCTTCGTGATCGGCTTGTCCGGAAAAATGCGCGTCCAGACCTGCCCACCGCGCTTCACATAACGCGTGATGGCGATACGTGCCG is a genomic window of Nitrospira sp. containing:
- the rplP gene encoding 50S ribosomal protein L16, which codes for MLAPKKIKFRKMQKGRMNGKAYRGGSLTLGEFGLKALEPGWITSRQIEAARIAITRYVKRGGQVWTRIFPDKPITKKPAETRMGKGKGNPEYWVAVVKPGRIMYEMGGVTPEIAKEAFRLAAYKLPIATKFVARSEM
- the rpsQ gene encoding 30S ribosomal protein S17 produces the protein MVEQEQKRHEWVGEVISDKMDKTVVVTVSRVVRHPFYHKTLRRVTKLKAHDEKNECKVGDRVKLIETRPISKHKHWRVVEILEKNRTE
- a CDS encoding 50S ribosomal protein L29; the protein is MDVKDLKDLTGAELAEKAQQLTQELFNLRFQMAAGRAENPMKIRQTRRDLARVKTVLRQQTLAQGAASKKQAR